From the genome of Candidatus Methylopumilus rimovensis, one region includes:
- a CDS encoding type II toxin-antitoxin system RatA family toxin, which yields MADVKKNVIVNHSDERMFNLVDRIEDYPLFLPWCGGTKVLERNSEITKASIHIKYSGVNQSFTTQNTKHYPNRIDLKLIDGPFKVLEGYWIFTKINEEACSIEFHLHYEFSNFILDKLISPIFSQIANTFVDGFVSQADKIYTT from the coding sequence ATGGCAGATGTCAAAAAAAATGTAATTGTGAATCACTCTGATGAGAGGATGTTTAACCTGGTCGATCGCATTGAAGACTATCCGCTATTTTTACCTTGGTGCGGCGGCACAAAAGTATTAGAACGAAATAGTGAAATTACGAAAGCTTCTATCCATATTAAATATAGCGGGGTGAATCAAAGCTTTACCACTCAAAATACTAAACATTACCCAAATCGTATTGATTTAAAATTGATCGATGGGCCTTTTAAAGTATTGGAAGGTTATTGGATTTTTACGAAAATCAATGAAGAAGCATGCAGTATTGAATTTCATTTGCATTACGAGTTTTCAAATTTTATTTTAGATAAATTAATTTCACCCATATTCAGTCAAATTGCCAATACGTTTGTGGATGGTTTTGTGTCCCAAGCTGATAAAATATATACAACATAA
- a CDS encoding RnfH family protein: MPNEILIEVAYALPKKQLIIPVKVKQGITAEEAIKLSGITKKFPEIDLSVNQIGIFGKLTQLDHVMRERDRIEIYRPLIADPKEIRRQRALEGKVMKKGGDSA, translated from the coding sequence ATGCCCAACGAAATTTTGATTGAAGTTGCTTACGCGCTGCCAAAAAAACAACTCATTATCCCTGTGAAAGTTAAGCAAGGCATCACTGCGGAAGAGGCCATTAAACTTTCAGGTATTACAAAAAAATTTCCAGAAATTGATTTGAGTGTGAATCAAATCGGTATCTTTGGAAAATTGACACAACTTGATCATGTGATGCGTGAGCGTGATCGCATTGAGATCTATCGCCCCCTGATTGCCGACCCTAAAGAGATTCGACGCCAACGTGCCCTTGAGGGTAAAGTCATGAAAAAAGGTGGGGATAGCGCATAA
- the rfbD gene encoding dTDP-4-dehydrorhamnose reductase → MKILLTGKDGQVGFALHKKLVSVGEVIATDRNELNLENSDAIRAFIEKIKPDIIINAAAYTDVDKAETEIELARKVNTEAPKVLAEKASQLNIPMIHFSTDYVFDGLKNEPYVETDQTNPQSVYGKTKWEGEEAVRNHKKHIILRTGWVFSSRGQNFLKTILKFIQEKTTLNIVSDQKGIPTSANVLADVTYKIIETILNKAGFEDFGTYHVALEGETNWYEYACFVNDEAIRLGLNPKLISGDIKSILSQEYSALVKRPINSCLDSTKIKKTFMLEFPHWKIEVKRILKILLN, encoded by the coding sequence ATGAAAATCTTACTCACAGGCAAAGACGGTCAGGTTGGTTTCGCATTACATAAAAAATTAGTGTCAGTAGGGGAGGTTATTGCGACCGATCGCAATGAACTTAATTTAGAAAATTCTGATGCAATCAGAGCATTTATTGAAAAAATTAAACCCGATATTATTATTAATGCTGCAGCTTATACAGACGTTGATAAGGCAGAGACAGAAATTGAATTGGCTCGTAAAGTAAACACAGAAGCTCCTAAGGTTTTAGCAGAAAAAGCATCCCAACTTAATATTCCTATGATTCATTTTTCAACAGATTATGTATTTGACGGTTTAAAAAATGAACCCTATGTCGAAACTGATCAAACTAACCCCCAATCCGTTTATGGGAAAACAAAATGGGAGGGCGAAGAAGCGGTTCGAAATCACAAAAAACATATTATTTTAAGAACGGGCTGGGTGTTCAGTAGCCGTGGACAAAATTTTTTAAAAACGATCTTAAAATTTATTCAAGAAAAAACCACTCTAAATATTGTAAGCGATCAAAAAGGTATACCAACTTCAGCTAACGTATTAGCTGATGTCACTTATAAAATTATAGAAACTATTTTAAATAAAGCTGGTTTTGAGGATTTTGGGACATACCATGTCGCCCTTGAAGGCGAGACTAACTGGTATGAATATGCGTGTTTTGTAAATGATGAAGCAATACGTTTAGGGCTAAATCCTAAATTGATATCAGGAGATATCAAATCAATTTTAAGTCAGGAATATTCTGCATTAGTCAAGCGACCAATTAATTCCTGCCTAGATAGTACAAAAATTAAAAAAACATTTATGCTAGAATTTCCACATTGGAAGATAGAAGTTAAAAGAATATTAAAAATACTGCTTAATTAA
- a CDS encoding O-antigen ligase family protein, producing the protein MRLNFNVVDLARWMMISLSITILFSPFFTNVLEIILFGLFIFNRDLRARFWSFKNQPLLLASALFILLLSIDCFYSVAPLKETLESLWGWRKILLLPLGLVLFNDALWKNKFAFSLMTFVVIVSLSCILFYLLELNIRAQVPGVLIRNHATQGMIFSVTLFLMSVFLLFKKHMLPIRSAWFLGSMLPILGVLVYMTPGRSGYLAFMVVTVYLGYLLFRAKLYKVLSVVFLLSSTLLLTSPLVQDRIELGVKEMQHVDPTNIESSSMGMRMVLWKHTIELIQDRPLLGFGTGGFEEAYSQKIKDNPDWEKNIMHDPHNQFLKIWAEMGMLGLIVFLSMLASSLFQKSSKMYFHLGVGVLMAWCATSLFSSHFSTFTEGRFIYIWLGIMLASESNKIKH; encoded by the coding sequence ATGCGACTTAATTTTAATGTTGTGGATCTAGCAAGATGGATGATGATTTCCTTAAGCATCACGATTCTATTCTCTCCCTTTTTTACGAATGTCCTTGAAATTATCTTATTCGGACTCTTTATATTTAATCGAGATTTAAGAGCGCGTTTTTGGAGTTTTAAAAATCAGCCATTACTTTTAGCATCAGCGCTATTTATATTGCTTTTGTCCATAGACTGTTTCTATAGTGTTGCACCTTTAAAAGAGACGCTAGAGTCCTTATGGGGCTGGAGGAAAATTTTACTTTTACCCTTGGGACTTGTTTTATTTAACGATGCCTTATGGAAAAATAAATTTGCTTTTAGTCTCATGACATTTGTGGTGATAGTCAGCCTATCTTGTATTCTTTTTTACCTACTGGAGTTAAATATTCGTGCACAAGTGCCTGGCGTATTAATTCGCAACCATGCGACCCAGGGCATGATATTTTCCGTTACGCTTTTTTTGATGAGCGTATTTTTATTATTCAAGAAACATATGCTGCCTATTCGAAGTGCATGGTTTTTGGGTTCTATGTTGCCAATCCTTGGTGTTCTCGTTTATATGACGCCAGGCAGAAGTGGATACTTAGCTTTTATGGTGGTGACAGTTTATTTGGGTTATCTATTATTTCGTGCGAAGCTTTATAAAGTGTTAAGTGTAGTTTTTTTATTGTCATCTACTCTTTTATTAACCTCACCCCTCGTTCAGGACCGAATAGAGTTAGGTGTCAAAGAAATGCAGCATGTGGATCCTACAAATATCGAATCAAGCTCTATGGGGATGCGCATGGTGTTATGGAAACATACGATCGAGCTGATTCAGGATCGTCCCTTGTTAGGTTTTGGAACGGGTGGTTTTGAAGAGGCTTATAGTCAAAAAATTAAAGATAATCCCGACTGGGAAAAAAATATAATGCATGACCCGCATAATCAATTCTTAAAGATTTGGGCAGAGATGGGTATGCTTGGGTTGATTGTATTTTTAAGTATGCTTGCGTCATCTTTATTCCAAAAATCATCTAAGATGTATTTTCATCTAGGCGTAGGCGTTCTTATGGCTTGGTGTGCAACAAGCCTATTTAGTTCGCATTTTTCAACCTTCACAGAAGGGCGCTTTATTTATATTTGGTTAGGTATTATGTTGGCCAGTGAGTCAAATAAAATAAAGCATTAA
- a CDS encoding helix-turn-helix domain-containing protein: MKTTAERVEYMMKTLKINEQTEFGKLCGASKNVVYQWLSGRIKSIDARYAFKIEDNTEFSARWIMLGEGKIKK; encoded by the coding sequence TTGAAAACAACTGCAGAACGCGTCGAGTACATGATGAAAACACTCAAAATAAATGAACAAACTGAGTTTGGTAAGTTATGTGGTGCATCTAAAAATGTTGTCTATCAATGGCTATCCGGAAGAATTAAAAGTATTGATGCCCGATATGCTTTCAAAATTGAAGACAACACCGAATTCTCGGCGCGCTGGATTATGCTTGGCGAGGGTAAAATCAAAAAATAG
- a CDS encoding DUF1071 domain-containing protein, translating into MHYKELRQINVSQHIEKKNGLSYLSWSWALDQLLQLDNDATWEYLEPKKFGESLMVFCKVTAFGKSRTAQLPVMDFRNRAILNPNAYEVNTAMQRCLAKAISLHGIGLYIYAGEDLPIADQDVVTDNPLMLVAQEVMNQIKSGNIKSAHQRCEGLNQKDKLGVWSLLNAKTKQALKQYLEA; encoded by the coding sequence ATGCACTATAAAGAGTTAAGACAAATTAATGTCAGCCAGCACATTGAAAAGAAAAACGGACTCTCCTATCTTTCGTGGTCGTGGGCACTCGATCAATTACTGCAACTCGATAATGATGCAACATGGGAATACTTAGAACCTAAAAAGTTTGGTGAAAGCTTGATGGTATTTTGTAAGGTGACTGCCTTTGGCAAATCGAGAACCGCCCAACTCCCTGTGATGGATTTTAGGAACCGCGCGATATTGAATCCCAATGCCTATGAGGTTAATACTGCCATGCAAAGATGTTTAGCCAAGGCCATATCACTTCATGGTATCGGTCTTTATATCTATGCAGGTGAAGATCTTCCTATAGCAGATCAAGATGTGGTGACAGACAATCCATTGATGCTCGTAGCTCAGGAAGTCATGAATCAAATTAAATCAGGCAATATTAAATCAGCACATCAACGATGCGAGGGTTTAAATCAGAAAGATAAATTAGGTGTGTGGTCTTTATTAAACGCAAAAACAAAACAAGCACTTAAGCAATATTTAGAAGCATAA
- a CDS encoding helix-turn-helix transcriptional regulator — MNMVDIGRTVKEKRGLLNLSQAKLASLSQVSRITINALENAQLKEIGVTKLLSIMKSLDMTFDFKHNSEPHKVLIQMTNSANVSYKDLLTPTVFKNALVKAAMPKKYIGNMMYFFDEAPESMVNKTIQAVATLKKMEPLTIKNNAKKIAQEIKSPRSMWYDNK, encoded by the coding sequence ATGAATATGGTCGATATTGGACGCACAGTAAAAGAAAAGAGAGGTTTATTAAACTTGTCTCAAGCTAAGCTTGCATCCTTATCTCAAGTATCCAGAATCACCATTAATGCTTTAGAAAATGCCCAATTAAAAGAAATAGGTGTGACTAAACTTTTATCCATTATGAAATCACTTGATATGACATTCGACTTTAAACATAATAGTGAGCCCCATAAAGTTTTAATTCAAATGACGAATAGTGCAAACGTGAGCTATAAAGATTTACTCACGCCTACTGTTTTTAAAAATGCATTAGTCAAGGCAGCCATGCCAAAAAAATATATTGGCAATATGATGTATTTCTTTGATGAAGCGCCAGAAAGTATGGTGAATAAAACCATTCAAGCTGTTGCAACATTAAAGAAGATGGAACCTCTCACTATTAAAAATAATGCTAAAAAAATAGCGCAAGAAATTAAATCACCAAGATCTATGTGGTATGACAATAAGTAA
- a CDS encoding nucleotidyl transferase AbiEii/AbiGii toxin family protein — protein MTISKLHFPEGAWQSLFDRAMSILDELAARGNAIPTWSLGGGTVLMFYYEHRKSKDIDIFIPDPQLINYLKPDRNDFVEGLISKHYDNNDSIKLQFKEGDIDFVATSPLTKKPYTIENIRDREIKVETPVEIVAKKMFYRGSTALARDLFDLALVIEHEESTLSKYGDIINKHADVFLDQCQTRSILRDQFDDIDKIRFDKSYDDCLQIVTKFLRSLK, from the coding sequence ATGACAATAAGTAAATTACATTTTCCGGAAGGTGCTTGGCAAAGCTTATTTGACAGAGCCATGAGTATCTTGGATGAACTTGCTGCTCGAGGTAACGCCATTCCAACATGGTCATTGGGTGGTGGAACAGTATTGATGTTCTATTACGAGCATCGAAAGAGTAAAGATATTGATATTTTTATTCCTGATCCACAACTGATTAATTATTTAAAACCTGATCGCAATGATTTCGTAGAGGGTTTAATCAGTAAGCATTACGACAATAACGATTCGATTAAACTTCAATTTAAAGAAGGTGATATTGATTTTGTTGCAACAAGCCCTTTAACAAAAAAACCTTACACCATAGAAAATATAAGGGATCGAGAAATTAAGGTTGAAACACCTGTGGAAATTGTAGCTAAAAAAATGTTTTATCGCGGCTCAACAGCACTTGCCCGAGATTTATTTGATTTGGCTTTGGTAATTGAGCATGAAGAAAGTACACTAAGTAAGTATGGCGACATTATTAATAAACATGCAGATGTTTTTCTAGATCAATGCCAAACACGATCAATACTTAGAGATCAATTTGATGATATTGATAAAATCAGATTTGATAAATCTTATGACGACTGCCTTCAAATTGTTACAAAGTTTCTACGAAGCTTAAAATAA
- the rfbC gene encoding dTDP-4-dehydrorhamnose 3,5-epimerase: MKIYSLNIPDVLCFEPEIFSDNRGFFFESYNKKKYDLAFGRKINFVQENQSESSLGTLRGLHYQIPPLAQSKLVSVVEGEVFDVAIDIRKSSPTFGKHVSVVLSEKNKKQLYIPEGFAHGFLTLSKSAIFQYKTNKFYSSDLERGIIWNDPHLNILWPIEKHPILSAKDASNKPFIFSEFFK, encoded by the coding sequence ATGAAAATATATTCTTTAAATATTCCTGATGTTCTTTGTTTTGAACCGGAGATTTTTTCAGATAATCGAGGATTTTTTTTTGAAAGCTATAATAAAAAAAAATATGATCTTGCATTTGGGAGAAAAATAAATTTTGTACAGGAAAATCAATCTGAATCGTCGCTAGGAACTTTGCGAGGACTTCATTATCAAATTCCCCCACTCGCTCAGAGTAAATTAGTAAGTGTAGTTGAAGGAGAGGTTTTTGATGTAGCGATAGATATTAGAAAATCCTCACCAACTTTTGGTAAGCATGTTTCAGTAGTGCTATCAGAAAAAAATAAAAAACAACTATACATACCTGAGGGTTTTGCTCATGGTTTTTTGACTTTATCTAAGAGTGCTATCTTTCAATATAAAACAAACAAATTTTATAGTAGTGATCTTGAAAGGGGTATTATTTGGAACGATCCACACCTCAATATTTTATGGCCAATTGAAAAACACCCCATATTATCAGCAAAAGATGCTAGTAACAAACCTTTCATCTTTTCAGAATTTTTTAAGTAA
- a CDS encoding glycosyltransferase family 25 protein, whose protein sequence is MQKIYKQRLLHPDIDQVYVLSVKSFKDRITHIKDQMSSYGIPFVFIFDYDIPQLSKSELKVFGESQLTMAQKSLVLKHIQAWKDALKHHHKHILIFEDDVILDKNFHGKLEKIMQAMKTLPQDFLIFLGGGDTKVPEHFFLTQGPLVELPLATAEGYIVDLPSIKKRIQWLKNHKINLPADHLIVKIDQDNKTRHYWSKKPLVEQGSVTGKFITKLDQHRLKHSKFFNILRYHWNKIQRRKLRSFIVKLKYYLRKKS, encoded by the coding sequence ATGCAAAAAATATATAAGCAGCGCTTACTTCATCCGGATATAGATCAAGTTTATGTTTTAAGTGTGAAATCGTTTAAAGATCGTATTACTCATATTAAAGACCAAATGAGTAGTTATGGCATTCCGTTTGTTTTTATCTTTGATTACGACATTCCTCAATTATCAAAATCTGAGCTAAAAGTTTTTGGTGAATCTCAACTCACGATGGCACAAAAATCGCTGGTTTTAAAGCATATCCAAGCTTGGAAAGATGCACTAAAACATCATCATAAACATATTCTAATTTTTGAGGACGACGTCATTTTGGATAAGAATTTTCATGGGAAATTAGAAAAGATTATGCAAGCAATGAAAACTTTACCCCAAGATTTTCTTATTTTTTTAGGTGGAGGGGATACAAAAGTGCCTGAGCATTTTTTTTTAACACAAGGCCCTTTGGTGGAACTCCCATTAGCCACAGCAGAGGGCTATATCGTAGATCTGCCAAGCATAAAAAAACGTATTCAATGGCTTAAAAACCACAAAATTAATTTACCTGCCGACCATTTGATTGTAAAAATTGACCAAGACAATAAGACAAGACACTATTGGTCAAAAAAACCGTTAGTAGAGCAAGGGAGCGTTACCGGAAAGTTTATTACCAAATTGGATCAGCACAGGTTAAAGCACTCCAAGTTTTTTAATATACTAAGATATCATTGGAATAAGATACAAAGACGCAAATTACGAAGTTTTATAGTTAAACTTAAATATTACTTACGAAAGAAATCATAG
- the rfbB gene encoding dTDP-glucose 4,6-dehydratase: MTILVTGAAGFIGSNFVLDWFSQLTEDVISLDLLTYAGNLQNLSSLDNNLHHHFVQGNIGDRNLVSSLLKKYQVRAIVNFAAESHVDRSIHESKDFIETNIVGTYNLLESARSYWNNLDQNLKQDFRFLHISSDEVYGSLDLTDPPSNEKDPYKPNSPYSASKAASDHLVRAWFQTYKLPVLTVNSANNYGPYQFPEKLIPLCILNALQGKPLPIYGDGQQVRDWLYVKDHSAAIREVLKQGHIGETYNVGGRNEKTNLEVVEALCTMLDALKPKSNGKSYADQITFVKDRFGHDKRYAIDASKLESELNWRAQETFEMGLRKTVLWYLENAAWMDHVVTGEYQDWIQKQYP; this comes from the coding sequence ATGACTATTCTCGTTACAGGCGCTGCAGGTTTTATTGGCTCAAATTTTGTTTTGGATTGGTTTAGTCAATTAACTGAGGATGTGATTTCTTTAGATTTATTAACCTATGCAGGAAATCTCCAAAACTTATCTTCTTTGGATAACAATCTTCATCATCATTTTGTGCAGGGCAATATTGGAGATCGTAATTTAGTATCAAGCCTCCTAAAAAAATACCAGGTGAGAGCGATTGTCAACTTTGCAGCTGAAAGCCATGTGGATCGATCAATTCATGAATCAAAAGATTTTATTGAGACTAATATTGTGGGTACCTATAATTTGCTTGAATCAGCAAGAAGCTATTGGAATAATTTAGATCAAAATTTAAAACAAGATTTTCGTTTTTTACATATATCCTCAGATGAAGTTTATGGATCACTTGATTTAACTGATCCCCCATCAAACGAAAAAGATCCTTATAAACCTAATAGCCCATACAGTGCGAGCAAAGCCGCGAGTGATCATTTAGTCCGTGCGTGGTTTCAGACTTATAAGTTGCCAGTCCTTACAGTAAATTCTGCCAATAATTATGGCCCATACCAATTCCCGGAAAAATTGATCCCTTTATGTATTTTGAATGCTTTACAGGGCAAACCTTTACCTATTTATGGCGATGGTCAACAGGTTCGCGATTGGCTTTATGTGAAAGATCATAGCGCCGCTATTCGTGAAGTTTTAAAGCAAGGGCATATTGGTGAAACTTATAACGTTGGTGGACGGAATGAAAAAACAAATTTAGAAGTCGTTGAAGCTTTATGCACGATGTTAGATGCGTTAAAACCAAAATCAAATGGCAAAAGTTATGCTGATCAAATCACTTTCGTTAAAGATAGATTCGGTCACGATAAAAGATATGCAATTGACGCTTCGAAATTAGAAAGCGAACTGAATTGGAGGGCTCAAGAAACTTTTGAAATGGGACTTCGTAAAACAGTTCTATGGTATTTGGAAAATGCAGCCTGGATGGACCATGTTGTGACGGGTGAATATCAAGATTGGATTCAAAAACAGTACCCATGA
- the smpB gene encoding SsrA-binding protein SmpB: MSIVQNKKAFHDYFIEEKYEAGIVLEGWEVKAIRDNRTNIKEAYVIIQRGEIYLIGCHITPMGAASTHIRPDAIRTRKLLLHNEEIAKLIGKVERSGYTLVPIDMHFKGGRIKIEIGLAKGKKQYDKRNAEKERDWERDKARIMRAANKK, from the coding sequence ATGAGTATTGTTCAAAACAAAAAAGCCTTCCACGACTACTTCATCGAAGAAAAATATGAAGCGGGTATCGTATTAGAAGGATGGGAAGTGAAAGCCATTCGAGACAATCGTACCAACATCAAGGAAGCCTATGTCATTATCCAGCGAGGTGAAATTTATCTTATTGGCTGCCATATAACACCCATGGGTGCAGCTTCAACACACATTCGTCCTGATGCGATCCGCACCCGAAAACTTCTTCTGCATAACGAAGAAATCGCAAAGCTCATTGGTAAAGTTGAGCGTTCAGGTTATACCTTAGTACCTATTGATATGCACTTTAAAGGTGGGCGCATCAAAATCGAAATCGGTTTAGCCAAGGGTAAAAAACAATACGACAAACGAAATGCAGAAAAAGAGCGTGATTGGGAGCGGGATAAGGCAAGAATCATGCGGGCGGCTAACAAGAAGTAG
- a CDS encoding MarR family EPS-associated transcriptional regulator — translation MKKKNNSINPDLHFRVLHFLEENPVLTQRELAKKLGVSLGGVNYCLNALVQLGHLKINNFQKNSNKSAYLYLLTPAGLSNKAILATSFLKRKMDEYKALKMEIDMVKSKIKCSNLMNGGSR, via the coding sequence ATGAAAAAAAAGAATAATTCAATTAATCCAGATTTGCATTTTAGAGTTCTACATTTTTTAGAAGAAAATCCTGTCCTTACACAGAGAGAGCTTGCAAAAAAATTAGGGGTTAGTCTCGGAGGCGTAAATTACTGCCTAAATGCTTTAGTTCAATTAGGACATTTGAAAATTAATAATTTTCAAAAAAATTCCAATAAATCAGCATATCTTTATTTGCTCACTCCAGCTGGATTATCAAATAAAGCCATACTTGCAACGAGTTTTTTAAAGCGCAAAATGGATGAATATAAAGCGCTGAAGATGGAAATTGATATGGTTAAATCCAAAATTAAATGTTCAAACTTGATGAATGGCGGTTCTCGCTAA
- a CDS encoding outer membrane protein, translating into MKKLLVLLSLLTLSQPSFSEDKFLGPYMGAGISYGQGVKTGDNIWHAAIADNAFDVYKNIPYQYDVKAEGLSLGITAGYNFKFKDQIIYGLELEHNQSNNVRDQSNLTLPQNANVNGACEMDSTAKQNLKAFDSLKMRVGFLPKENINIYASLGPAIGKVKTNILHKWDGTVGGCGGPAEANDSSTEFGYAASLGAEYLLNNHLALKAEYTRLDLGDSKLNMYRAADTSSQVADYKFKNEYDFVKFGINYYFK; encoded by the coding sequence ATGAAAAAATTACTCGTTTTACTTTCGCTGCTCACACTATCCCAACCCTCTTTCTCAGAAGATAAATTTCTTGGTCCTTATATGGGTGCTGGAATTTCTTATGGACAGGGAGTTAAAACTGGAGATAATATTTGGCACGCAGCTATTGCGGACAATGCTTTTGATGTCTATAAAAATATTCCATATCAATATGATGTTAAGGCAGAAGGTTTGTCTTTAGGAATTACCGCGGGCTATAACTTTAAATTTAAAGATCAAATTATTTATGGGTTAGAGCTAGAGCATAATCAAAGTAATAATGTAAGAGATCAATCCAATCTTACCTTACCTCAAAACGCGAACGTCAATGGTGCTTGTGAAATGGATTCAACAGCAAAACAAAATTTAAAAGCATTTGATTCTCTTAAAATGCGCGTTGGTTTTCTTCCAAAGGAAAATATTAATATTTATGCTTCATTGGGTCCAGCAATAGGAAAAGTAAAAACAAATATATTACATAAATGGGATGGCACAGTTGGTGGTTGTGGCGGACCAGCAGAGGCTAATGATAGTTCAACTGAATTTGGATATGCAGCCTCTCTTGGAGCGGAATATTTACTTAATAATCATTTAGCCCTAAAAGCTGAATATACAAGATTAGATTTGGGGGATAGCAAGTTGAATATGTATAGAGCAGCTGACACAAGCTCTCAAGTAGCAGATTATAAATTTAAAAATGAATATGATTTTGTGAAATTTGGCATTAATTATTATTTTAAATAA